One genomic segment of Cryptococcus neoformans var. neoformans JEC21 chromosome 8 sequence includes these proteins:
- a CDS encoding expressed protein, whose protein sequence is MEDIIATIILISAVYFFVKWLVGTKSGNTSDGGIRGVTPSMVETVHSAFPHIPVPNIVYHLSRTRSAQATSEEILERGMLPPPPPTFNIPASLIPTATPQPALTHSSSNTNTKAANAKTQSLIDRYNLSSRLPSHKGKEKAEGETAQIDNKWEESKEKRELGLKERKEKMILEARKRMLEKQAKEQATN, encoded by the exons ATGGAGGACATAATAGCCACAATTATCCTCATCTCCGCTGTTTATTTCTTTGTCAAATGGCTCGTTGGCACCA AGTCAGGAAATACCTCGGATGGCGGAATACGCGGTGTTACACCCTCCATG GTCGAGACTGTTCATTCGGCTTTTCCACATATCCCCGTCCCCAATATAGTATATCATCTCTCTCGTACTAGGAGTGCGCAAGCGACCTCGGAAGAGATCCTTGAAAGGGGCATGCTTCCTCCG CCACCACCTACATTCAATATCCCTGCTTCACTCATTCCCACGGCGACGCCGCAACCGGCACTTACTCATTCTTCTAGTAACACCAATACTAAAGCTGCCAATGCCAAAACTCAGAGTTTGATCGATCGGTATAACCTTTCGTCTCGCTTACCTTCTCAcaaaggcaaggagaaggctgagGGTGAAACTGCTCAGATCGATAACAAGTGGGAGGAGtccaaggaaaagagggagcttggattgaaggaaaggaaggagaaaatgaTATTGGAGGCTAGAAA GCGAATGCTCGAGAAGCAAGCCAAAGAGCAAGCCACCAACTGA
- a CDS encoding arylformamidase, putative → MTSLNFKVAPAVQATEAPPIPKAQAWGCQYVPSPSAPLLDLSQGVPRAAPHPNVLAALSKVASDPQAARYGPILGEPGLRQALAEEIKVQYHVSGQGVTFEDVAITTGCNMAFLSLLMTLCPPGKSSVLLPLPAYFNHTMSLSLQDVKPVYVLCEPDNMLKASLPSARSYLASLRKGNGDRREPRMIVLVSPSNPTGTVYTNEEIKQWYDLAREYKVALVLDETYRDFVEGESGQRGLPHRLFEEPDWRSTLVSLGSFSKGYRIPGHRLGSIIASPELLQHITTICDCMQICPPRPPQIALTPLLPSLRPDLFAASSQLSHRRHLFETTVNAIPGWEVISSGGFFAYVQFPEDYIYASSILGLKRKKLGSEDVARVLALRCGVVTLPGSFFMPPLADDEQWDDILNGETLRQDKWLRFAVANVEDDVILSLGPRLKLMNKIMGVDNEGVAS, encoded by the exons ATGACCTCCCTCAACTTCAAAGTCGCCCCCGCCGTTCAGGCTACCGAAGCTCCACC AATACCCAAAGCTCAAGCATGGGGTTGTCAATAcgttccatctccctctgcCCCTCTGCTTGATCTCTCTCAAGGTGTGCCTCGGGCTGCACCCCATCCCAACGTCCTCGCTGCTCTATCCAAGGTCGCCTCTGATCCTCAGGCAGCACGATACGGCCCTATCCTTGGAGAGCCTGGCCTGCGTCAGGCTTTGGCAGAAGAGATCAAAGTTCAATACCACGTCTCCGGGCAGGGGGTCACATTTGAAGATGTTGCGATTACTACGGGGTGCAATATGGCATTCCTGTCGCTGCTTATGACGCTCTGTCCTCCTGGAAAGTCGAgcgtccttcttccgctcCCAGCGTACTTCAACCATACAATGTCGCTCTCACTGCAAGACGTGAAACCTGTGTATGTGCTCTGTGAGCCGGATAATATGCTCAAAGCTTCGCTTCCCTCGGCCAGGTCATATCTTGCCTCtttgaggaagggaaatggGGATCGAAGAGAACCGCGGATGATTGTACTTGTCTCGCCAAGTAACCCCACTGGCACAGTGTATACAAATGAAGAGATCAAGCAATGGTACGATCTTGCCAGGGAATACAAGGTAGCTCTTGTGCTTGATGAAACTTACAGGGATTTTGTGGAGGGCGAAAGTGGGCAACGAGGATTACCGCATAGACTATTCGAGGAGCCAGATTGGCGATCAACACTGGTATCATTGGGAAGCTTTAGTA AGGGGTACAGAATACCGGGGCACAGATTGGGGTCGATCATTGCTAGCCCAGAACTACTGCAACATATCACTACAATCTGCGACTGTATGCAA ATCTGTCCGCCTCGCCCACCTCAAATTGCTCTTACCCCCCTTCTACCAAGCCTTCGCCCCGATCTTTTCGCCGCGTCTTCGCAACTCTCACATCGACGCCATCTGTTTGAAACCACCGTCAATGCTATACCGGGTTGGGAAGTCATTTCTTCAGGAGGATTTTTCGCCTATGTCCAGTTCCCCGAAGACTATATCTATGCCTCAAGCATCTTAGGgctgaaaagaaaaaagttGGGAAGTGAAGACGTGGCTCGAGTACTCGCCCTCCGATGTGGCGTTGTTACTCTCCCAGGGAGCTTTTTCATGCCTCCCTTGGCGGACGACGAGCAGTGGGACGATATTTTAAATGGTGAAACTCTGAGGCAGGATAAATGGTTGAGGTTCGCCGTGGCCAACGTAGAGGACGACGTCATACTTTCTCTGGGGCCAAGGTTGAAACTGATGAACAAGATCATGGGTGTCGATAATGAAGGTGTTGCTAGTTAA
- a CDS encoding vesicle-mediated transport-related protein, putative → MTLPFFLQPLLLVACYYNRVIRSLKSWFHRYNDQLFGPLEQAVAAMVIINLAMKPTAAPLGIFIQPSQVQMLQTPLSNLTDDQDGRRSGGSETASDGTTAIDSWSDGFSMLILSLSFFCSKLTSWMNPASIIIIILLTLNLVKGLDDGHLLGELRDLFTMLWDRHRSLGRQERVVETQAHRSTNEEVKTEAPYKKGKDSESETRLSSIDKKTVRQAVKQLAEDSVNCPPDPVQEGRERTKEPIEIDNNGQISSTDKAVDASQKEKPKHFENPSASEQIRVLTESEKTQKSKITNDQVKSQSNKSQDKGKERMAGERTGDVKDETLVKTNTEKKAGSKESLIADPSVASAQSKIQEEDALISGDYRSLKSALKKPTKKPKQTQNIHHNYFMTMRGFRPALVPFPQGLHPKPHYPRNTMWWNNIPDTPEHIMAAPKVPKEPEEEVDVEEPKEKKKVTEEKPIEKKFIEKKNEARKDDGKDMNGKLISESRGSEKTSANRIKAEAESKARKKAEIKASSTGATSASSIATIDKDSGRASVAAKISQGHMSRNHQLDKATYAAQAMLCILLYQLYPQLSFLLLVFFVWQYIDSHQGSLPTLDDPRATDRSTVASSVAVSKPVSSKTTAPSTTEKAAAETKHKVAEESNIGTSRSSPSQKSPENKDGSEKKLAELENLIKKLKSENDLTPALKDQLKAALKRREGLIASLYDEGAEDNKTTTKGLMHKLEDVESYLKKHHAQNKVTSGSEMKLSKVKAQHEVLKTKVANLQRRNMPVDKVKESGVTTPASKDDDHRNDTRSLPEQREKKLQRDERASIKEHSSKRAKSSEEPNKSANSVTADNSEALSVDCRKMKDKIKAIESYIMKYRKLATLSDEQKEKVVKAEKQRKEMKEKLESIARKMANVGSSGLSIEEKETITKDT, encoded by the exons ATGACactccctttttttctccaaCCGTTACTCCTCGTGGCTTGTTATTACAACCGCGTAATACGATCTTTGAAATCATGGTTTCACCGATATAACGACCA GCTATTTGGACCCCTTGAACAGGCCGTAGCAGCTATGGTGATCATCAACCTGGCAATGAAGCCCACTGCCGCTCCCCttggcatcttcatccaaccTTCACAAGTGCAAATGCTACAAACACCCCTTTCCAATCTCACGGATGATCAAGATGGCCGTCGATCTGGCGGCTCGGAAACTGCATCTGATGGGACAACGGCCATCGATTCCTGGAGCGACGGATTCTCGATGCTGATTTTATCTCTGTCATTCTTCTGCTCCAAGCTGACATCATGGATGAATCCTGCCTCcatcattatcatcatcctgCTGACTCTCAATCTTGTGAAGGGTCTCGATGATGGTCACCTATTGGGAGAATTAAGGGACCTATTCACTATGTTATGGGATAGGCATCGTTCGCTTGGACGACAAGAGAGGGTTGTTGAGACACAAGCTCACCGCAGTACTAATGAAGAAGTAAAAACTGAAGCGCCCTacaaaaaaggcaaagacaGCGAGTCTGAGACTAGGCTATCTTCCATCGACAAGAAAACTGTGCGACAAGCAGTCAAGCAACTGGCGGAAGATAGTGTCAATTGCCCCCCCGATCCAGTGCAGGAGGGTCGAGAACGGACTAAAGAACCTATAGAGATCGATAACAACGGCCAGATCAGCTCTACCGATAAAGCGGTTGATGCAAGCCAAAAAGAGAAGCCAAAGCATTTTGAAAATCCATCCGCCTCCGAGCAGATACGAGTACTTACCGAATCGGAAAAGACACAAAAGTCAAAGATCACTAACGATCAGGTTAAGAGCCAGTCTAACAA ATCTCAAGATAAAGGTAAAGAGCGGATGGCTGGCGAGAGGACAGGAGACGTCAAGGATGAAACATTGGTCAAAACGAACACGGAGAAAAAAGCCGGCTCCAAAGAGTCTCTTATCGCTGACCCCTCCGTAGCCAGTGCTCAGTCGAAAAtccaggaggaggacgcACTCATCTCCGGTGATTACCGCTCTCTCAAATCAGCACTCAAGAAACCGACAAAGAAGCCTAAGCAAACGCAAAACATCCACCACAATTATTTTATGACCATGCGCGGTTTCCGTCCGGCATTGGTACCGTTTCCTCAAGGGCTTCATCCAAAACCTCATTACCCTAGGAATACAATGTGGTGGAACAATATACCTGATACCCCAGAGCATATTATGGCAGCCCCCAAAGTGCCTAAGGAaccagaggaagaggtagaCGTGGAGGAaccaaaggagaagaagaaagtcACCGAGGAGAAGCCCATAGAGAAGAAATTCatagagaagaagaacgaggccagaaaagatgatgggAAAGACATGAATGGAAAACTCATTTCTGAAAGCAGAGGGTCAGAGAAGACATCCGCAAACAGGATTAAAGCAGAGGCGGAGTCTAAAGCCAGAAAAAAGGCCGAAATCAAGGCTTCAAGTACCGGGGCGACCTCTGCATCATCAATTGCTACCATAGACAAGGACTCGGGAAGAGCAAGTGTCGCCGCCAAGATTTCCCAAGGACATATGTCGCGAAATCACCAACT TGATAAGGCCACATATGCAGCTCAAGCTATGCTTTGCATTCTCCTCTACCAAT TGTACCCACAGCTGagcttcttgcttcttgtcttttttgtCTGGCAGTACATTGATTCCCATCAGGGATCTTTACCGACCTTGGATGATCCTCGAGCAACTGACCGATCGACTGTCGCGTCTTCCGTTGCCGTCTCCAAGCCTGTGTCGTCTAAAACTACGGCACCCTCTACTACCGAAAAGGCGGCTGCAGAAACTAAGCATAAAGTGGCTGAGGAGTCAAATATAGGCACATCCCgttcttcaccatcacaAAAAAGTCCCGAAAATAAAGATGGCTCAGAGAAAAAACTTGCAGAACTGGAAAACCTAATTAAGAAATTGAAATCAGAAAACGATCTAACGCCAGCGTTGAAAGACCAGTTAAAAGCAGccttgaaaaggagggaaggacTCATAGCGAGCCTTTACGACGAAGGAGCTGAAGATAACAAGACAACAACCAAGGGGCTGATGCATaagcttgaagatgttgaaagCTATCTGAAGAAGCATCATGCCCAGAATAAAGTCACAAGCGGTTCAGAAATGAAGCTTTCAAAGGTCAAAGCACAACATGAAGTTTTGAAGACTAAAGTCGCCAACCTTCAGAGACGCAATATGCCGGTTGATAAGGTCAAAGAGTCTGGTGTCACAACTCCTGCCTcgaaggatgatgatcatAGAAATGATACTCGCTCGTTACCCGAACAACGGGAAAAAAAGCTTCAAAGGGATGAGAGGGCAAGTATTAAAGAACATTCTTCAAAGCGGGCGAAGTCATCAGAAGAACCAAATAAGTCAGCGAATTCGGTTACCGCTGATAACTCTGAGGCCTTGTCAGTGGATTGTCGCAAGATGAAAGACAAAATCAAAGCGATTGAATCGTATATCATGAAGTATCGGAAACTGGCCACCTTATCAGAtgagcaaaaggaaaaggtggTCAAGGCTGAAAAACAAcgaaaggagatgaaggaaaaaCTCGAGAGCATAGCTAGAAAGATGGCCAATGTTGGGAGCAGCGGACTAAGTatagaggaaaaggagaccATAACCAAGGACACTTGA